The DNA region CGGTCGAGGCCTGATTGTCCCCTCGGCCAGACACTCGCGACAAGGCTGTCATGGATTTCGAGATTGTGATCGGGCTGGAGGTGCACGCCCAGCTCAAGACCGCCAGCAAGATCTTCTGCGGCTGCTCCACCCGCTTCGGCGCGCCGCCCAACACCAACACCTGCCCGGTCTGCCTGGGCATGCCCGGGGTGCTGCCGGTCCTGAACCGGAAGGTGGTGGATTACACCATGGCCATGGCCCTGGCCACCGGCTGCACCATCCGCTCCCGGTGCCAGTTCGCCCGCAAGAACTACTTCTACCCCGATCTCCCCAAGGGCTACCAGATCTCCCAGTTCGAGCTGCCGTTGGCCGAGCACGGCGCCGTGGTCATCGACACCGAGGCGGGCCGCCGGCGGATCGGCATCACCCGCATCCACATGGAGGAGGATGCCGGCAAGCTGATCCACGACGAGCGGCAGCCATTGAGCTATGTGGACCTCAACCGCACCGGCACGCCGCTCATGGAGATCGTCTCCGAGCCGGACCTGCGCTCGCCGGAGGAGGTGGCCGCCTACCTGCGCAAGCTGCACCAGATCCTGCGCTATCTCGACATCTGCGACGGCAACATGGAGGAGGGCTCCTTCCGCTGTGACGCCAACATCTCCCTGCGGCCGGCCGGAGCCTCGACCTTCGGCACCCGCACCGAGCTCAAGAACATGAACTCCTTCCGCAACGTGCAGCGGGCCCTGGAGTTCGAGGCCCGGCGGCAGCGGGACGTCCTCCTGGACGGCGGCAGCGTCGTCCAGGAGACTCGGCTCTGGGATGCCGACCAGGGCGCCACCTTGCCCATGCGGGGCAAGGAGGAGGCCCACGACTACCGCTACTTCCCGGATCCGGATCTGGTGCCCCTGGCCATCGATGCGGCCTGGATCGAGGCGGTGCGGGCGCGCCTGCCGGAGCTGCCCGACGCCCGGCGGCA from Thermodesulfobacteriota bacterium includes:
- the gatB gene encoding Asp-tRNA(Asn)/Glu-tRNA(Gln) amidotransferase subunit GatB — translated: MDFEIVIGLEVHAQLKTASKIFCGCSTRFGAPPNTNTCPVCLGMPGVLPVLNRKVVDYTMAMALATGCTIRSRCQFARKNYFYPDLPKGYQISQFELPLAEHGAVVIDTEAGRRRIGITRIHMEEDAGKLIHDERQPLSYVDLNRTGTPLMEIVSEPDLRSPEEVAAYLRKLHQILRYLDICDGNMEEGSFRCDANISLRPAGASTFGTRTELKNMNSFRNVQRALEFEARRQRDVLLDGGSVVQETRLWDADQGATLPMRGKEEAHDYRYFPDPDLVPLAIDAAWIEAVRARLPELPDARRQRFEEALGLGAYDAGVLTASRPLADYFEAVLAGYPQPKKAANWIMSELMRELKGEEGDPAALPITPASLGRLLTLVDQGAISGKIAKSLFVDMLATGKDPDALVAEKGLSQVSDEGELAVLVQEIVAANPEQAAQFRAGRTKIMGFFVGELMKRTRGRANPRLANDLFSRALAE